The sequence CAGGGCCGGAGAAGCCGGACGAGGATTCGCGGTGGTCGCCAACGAGATCAAGGAACTCGCTCAGCAGACAGCCCGCGCCACAGAGGACATCCGCGAAAAAATCACGGACGTTCAAGACGTAACCACCCGAACCGTGCTTGAGATCACGGACATAACAGGACTCATCCACGAAATGAACGACATCATCGGCACCATCGCCACTGCCGTTGAGGAGCAGTCCGTAACCACCCGCGACATCGCCGAAAATGTGGGCCAGGCCTCCATGGGCATCACGGAAATCAACGAAAGCATCGCTTCCAGCTCGGCCATGACCAAGTCCATCAGCTCCGACATCTCACAAGTTCGCATGGCTTCCGACGAGATGAGCGTCAGCAGCCGCACCGTGCAAGAAAGCTCCACGGAGTTATCGCAGCTCGCAGAGCGTCTGGCGGATTTGGTTTCACAGTTCAAAATATAATCAGTCACAGCAACAACAAGAAGACAGCACGATTTAAGGAGTATCCTCATGCAATGGTTCATCAACATGCGCATCATGAACAAGCTTTTGCTTTCATTCAGCATCATTCTGTCCATCATGGCAGGCCTGGGCTGGTTCGCGAGCACCCAGATGTCCCTCGTCAATGACAAATCGACTGAAATCAGCGCTACCTGGCTCCCTAGCGTCCAGGCTTGCGGAGAGCTTAATTCATTAATCCTTGAGGTTCGCAACACGGAATATGGACATGCCATTTCCGAGAGCGAAGAAGATATGGCTCAATACGAAAAGCGTATCGAGCAATACCAGGTTGAAATACAAAATGTCAGGATCGCGTATGAAAAACTTCCCAGCTTGGAAGAAGAGAGTCGCCTATACCAAGAATACAAGAATCATTGGGATCTCTATATAAAGGAAAACGCAGCAATAATAGCCCTTTCCCGAGCCAACAAGACTCAAGAAGCAGTCGAAAAGATGCGCGGAACATCGCGCACCGAATACTACGCAGCCAAGGAAGCCTTGGATAAAATCATTCAAATCCAAAAAAACGCATCCGATGCCGCCAGCGCCGAGGCCGACACGATATACGCCCACGCCCGCACATCCATCATCGTCGCCAATATCATCGCCATCCTAATAGGCCTCCTGGTGGCGTATCTCGTAGCCAGGGTCATCACTCGCCAATTGGGCACCGAACCCGGCGTCATCGCGTCTGTCGCGGAGCGGATATCAAGTGGAGACCTGACTATCTCCTTCAATGACACCACTCGCCATATCGGCGTCTATGCCGACATCAAACGGATGTGCGAACGCCTTCGCGAAATCGTGGCCGAGGTTCAGGGCGCATCTGAAAACGTAGCCTCGGGTTCCGAGGAAATGAGCGCCTCGGCCGAGCAGCTCTCCCAGGGTTCCACAGAGCAGGCCGCATCCGTGGAGGAAGTGTCCTCCAGCATGGAGCAGATGGCCTCCAATATTCGGCAAAACGCCGACAATGCCGCGCAGACGGAAAAGATCGCCCTCAAGGCCGCCCAGGACGCCGACAAGAGCGGCAAGACAGTGGTCCAGGCCGTGGACGCCATGAAGAAGATCGCCGAAAAAATCTCCATCGTCGAAGAGATCGCCCGGCAGACCAACCTCTTGGCCCTCAATGCCGCCATCGAGGCGGCCCGTGCCGGGGAACACGGCAAGGGCTTCGCCGTTGTCGCGGCCGAAGTCAGGAAGCTGGCCGAGCGCAGCGGCACGGCCGCGGCCGAGATCAGCGAGCTGTCTTCCTCCACCGTCAGCGTAGCCGATCAGGCCGGGCAGATGCTGGTCAAACTGGTCCCGGATATCCAGCGCACGGCCGAACTGGTGCAGGAGATCTCCGCCGCATCGAACGAACAGAATGCGGGCGCGGAACAGATCAACAAGGCCTTGCAGCAGCTTGACCAGGTCATTCAGCAGAACGCTTCGGCCTCCGAAGAAATGGCCTCCACCTCCGAAGAACTGTCCAGCCAGGCCGAACAGCTGCAGAGCACCATCGCTTTCTTCCGTCTCGGCACCGATACTGGCAAGACCGTCCGTCAAGTAGCTCGCCAGACCAGGCCGCAGCCTGCCCGCAAAGCCCCCAAGGCCCTGGTTTCCAGAGCTCCCGCCGGCGGGCTGGCCCTGGACATGGGACGCGACGATGAAGACGACGAATTCGAACGCTTCTAACCAGAGGACGGGATGACCAATGAATGACAACGCTATTCTGCAATATCTGACCTTCGCCCTGGGCGATGAGGTTTTCGCCCTGGAGACCGGTTTCGTGCGCGAAGTCATCGAACTCGTGCCCGTGACCCGCATCCCCAAGACTCCGCCATTCCTGCGCGGCGTCATCAACCTGCGCGGCCACGCCGTGCCCGTGGTCGACCTGCGCATAAAGTTTGGCATGCCTTCGGCCCAGGACACGGTGAGCACCTGCATCATCATCGTGGATGTGGAGATCGAAGGCGAGCAGTGCCACATGGGTGCCATCGTCGATTCCGTGCTCGAAGTCTTCGAGATGACAAACGACCAGATCACACCGCCGCCGCGCATGGGCACGTCCATCCGCGCCGACTTCATTCGGGGCATGGGCAAGCAGAACGAGGAATTCATCATGATCCTCGACATCGGCAAGGTCTTCTCCACCGAAGAGCTGTCCTTGCTGGAAGCCGCCCAATCCGGCGAAGCGGAAAATTGATATGGGCGCCCTTGCGGCGCCCCAGCCCGCGATATTGCGACCCTTCGCAAAGGCTTTCATCCAAACGGACTGCGGCACCGATGGATGAAAGCCCGCGCAAGCCAGGAGACATTCCATGTTTTCATGTACCATCAAAGGCGCTCCGGAGCATCCGGTCGCCAAACTCTCCGGCAGTCTGACCCTGGAACACTCCAGAAAGATTCACACCGAACTGCTGGCTCTCCTCTCCCAGGCCGAGGTCATGACCATTGATCTGGGCGAGTCGGACAAATCGGACCTGTCCTTTATCCAGATGCTGCTCGCCCTGCTCAAGGATCCGGATAAAAAGATCCGTTTCGCGAACCTACCCGCACACCTGCTCGACAACGCTGCACGCCTCGGCGCGGACGCGTTCATGGCTGAACTCTCGAATCGAACGGGGAAAAGCGCATGAGCACGATCATCATGACTGTCGACGACTCGGCAAGCATTCGCCAGATGGTCAGTCTGACCCTGAAGGACGCCGGCTATGCCGTCATCGAAGCCTGCGACGGCAGGGACGCGCTGTCCAAGCTGTCCGGACCCGTGAGCCTGATCCTGACCGATCTGAACATGCCGGGCATGAACGGCATCGAACTGATCCGCGCCGTGCGCGCCACGCCCCAGTACAAGTTCACGCCCATCGTCATGCTGACCACGGAATCGCAGGCCTCCTCCAAAGAGGAAGGAAAGGCGGCCGGGGCCACCGGCTGGATCGTCAAACCTTTCAAGCCCGATCAGCTTTTGGCAGTGGCCAAGAAACTGTTGCGATAACCCCCAGAACCGGAGCCGAAAATGTTCAGAGAAGAAATGCACCGCCAGGCGTTCAAGGAAGAAGCCTTGGAGCTGTTGGGCGAACTGGAAATCTCGCTATTGGAGCTAGAGGCGGCCCCGGCCAACGACGAGGTCATCAACCGAGTATTCCGCGCCATGCACACCATCAAGGGGTCCGGCGCCATGTTCGGTTTCGAGGACATCGCCTCCTTCACCCACGAGGTGGAAACGATCTTCGATCTGGCCCGCACTGGCCGGATTGCCGTGACCAGAGAACTCCTGAGCCTGACGCTTTTGGCCAGGGACCACATCCTGGCCATGGTCGAAGGAACCGACTCGGACACGCGGGCTGAAGAGGTCATCAAGGGGCTTAAGGCGCTCAACCCAAAATCCGTGTTTCCCGAGGCCACGCCCGTACGCGAACCGCTCACGTGCGCTCTGAACCCGGACCTGTGCACCTGGCGCATCCGCTTCGCTCCGCCCAAGAACGTGTTCATGAGCGGGACCAATCCGGCCTCTTTGCTGGAAGAGCTGTGCGAGATGGGCGAGCATCACGTCATCATGCACGTCAAAGATATCCCGGGCCTGCCCCGGCTCAATCCCGAGGAATGCCTAGTGTGGTGGGACGTCATCCTGACCACGGCCAGGGGCGAGGACGAGATCCGCGACGTTTTCATTTTCGTGGAGGAGGACAGCGCTCTGACCATCCAGATGGTCGGCAGCTGCCAGAACATCGACGACGAGTCCTACAAGCTCATCGGCCAGATCCTGGTCGAGAAGAACGACATCACCAAGGACGCCCTCGAACGCATCCTGATCGAACGCAAGCCCATCGGGCAGCTTTTGTCCGAAGCGGGCCTGGTCAGCGCCAGCCAGGTCGAGGCGGCCCTGGCCGAACAGCAGGAGGTCAAGCGCCTCAAACAATCG is a genomic window of Desulfomicrobium baculatum DSM 4028 containing:
- a CDS encoding methyl-accepting chemotaxis protein, translating into MQWFINMRIMNKLLLSFSIILSIMAGLGWFASTQMSLVNDKSTEISATWLPSVQACGELNSLILEVRNTEYGHAISESEEDMAQYEKRIEQYQVEIQNVRIAYEKLPSLEEESRLYQEYKNHWDLYIKENAAIIALSRANKTQEAVEKMRGTSRTEYYAAKEALDKIIQIQKNASDAASAEADTIYAHARTSIIVANIIAILIGLLVAYLVARVITRQLGTEPGVIASVAERISSGDLTISFNDTTRHIGVYADIKRMCERLREIVAEVQGASENVASGSEEMSASAEQLSQGSTEQAASVEEVSSSMEQMASNIRQNADNAAQTEKIALKAAQDADKSGKTVVQAVDAMKKIAEKISIVEEIARQTNLLALNAAIEAARAGEHGKGFAVVAAEVRKLAERSGTAAAEISELSSSTVSVADQAGQMLVKLVPDIQRTAELVQEISAASNEQNAGAEQINKALQQLDQVIQQNASASEEMASTSEELSSQAEQLQSTIAFFRLGTDTGKTVRQVARQTRPQPARKAPKALVSRAPAGGLALDMGRDDEDDEFERF
- a CDS encoding chemotaxis protein CheW, which produces MNDNAILQYLTFALGDEVFALETGFVREVIELVPVTRIPKTPPFLRGVINLRGHAVPVVDLRIKFGMPSAQDTVSTCIIIVDVEIEGEQCHMGAIVDSVLEVFEMTNDQITPPPRMGTSIRADFIRGMGKQNEEFIMILDIGKVFSTEELSLLEAAQSGEAEN
- a CDS encoding STAS domain-containing protein produces the protein MFSCTIKGAPEHPVAKLSGSLTLEHSRKIHTELLALLSQAEVMTIDLGESDKSDLSFIQMLLALLKDPDKKIRFANLPAHLLDNAARLGADAFMAELSNRTGKSA
- a CDS encoding response regulator, whose translation is MSTIIMTVDDSASIRQMVSLTLKDAGYAVIEACDGRDALSKLSGPVSLILTDLNMPGMNGIELIRAVRATPQYKFTPIVMLTTESQASSKEEGKAAGATGWIVKPFKPDQLLAVAKKLLR